GCAGGGAAAGGGCCAGGTCTTGCGTTAACACATTCCCTCTGGGCTGAGAGGATGCTTGAAGGTAAGACCTGACATTCTCGATTCATCTCCTATATCGCCAACCCTAAACGTCGGTCAAGCTCTCTTCGCCGATCATACGGCGAGCGGCGATCAGCGCCCGTGAACTGCAGGACCTTGTGCCGCCTATCGTACTGAGACCCTTTGTCCAGAGACTTTGGGAATGTCCGTCCATGCCGATATTTGATGGAAACCTTTTCCCAAAAGGACCTGGCCGTTATCGAGGCTGACGAGAGGTGTTTCAGGATCAGGACCTTCGCGGGGTCATCCCCGGCCATGGAAGCGAGCTTAATGCAGCTATCATCATCGGGAAGCTCTTCGCCCTGGCACCACCTTGAGACCCTTTGCTCGTCTATATTAAGCCGCGCGGCCAGCTCTCCGTTGTTCCGGATATTTAATTGTTCTTTCAAACTCTGAAGGTATGCGGAAAGATCCTGCATGGCCATGACGTCCTCCTCAAAAATGGTTAGAGCTTCAGTTTGTCCTGCGGCTTGATCCCTTCATTTTCCTTTTTGCGTCATCCTAAGAATACGCCAGAACCCCCGGAAAATCAATCCGCGGATCTTGAAATAAGGGGGTGGGTTTTTGAATCCGAAAAGGAAACTCGGACAGGCCGATTTTCTAATATGTAATCCGGAAAATGGAAAAGACAACGCAGCCAGTCCCCTTTTTTGGCACTGGACGCGCGTGAAGGCGATCTCCATGATCTCCGGCTTCTTCCCGGGCGCGGCTCTTGTCCCGTGCCGGACGATCTTGTCTTTTCCATCGAAGGTGATCGAAAGGGCATGCATGTGGTCTTCCTTGGCCGGCTTGATTGAGGGATTTTGGGCCGCACGTGCGCGGGGCTTTGACACGACCGGCTTATATTGGTTAAAATGAACCCGAGTTGGAAAGAATGACATGACTTCATCAACGGCTTTCAGATGCCATCGTTCCACATGGATAGCCAGCCTGGCGTTCGCGGCGGTGCTCATCCTGTATACGCCGGACATCGGAGCCCAGGTCAAACCGTTCCAGCCGATGCCGCCCGTCCAACCGCCCGAACCCATGCAGCCGGCGCCGGTTGAACCCCTGGGACCGATCCCTCCCGTCCAAGCGCCGGAGCCGATGCAGCCGATGCCTCCCCTCCAACCCTTTCAACCGCTGCCGCCCGCTCAAGCGCCCCAGCCGGTTGATCCGTCCCCTTCCGCGCCGGGTTGAGAGGGTCTTCCGCTGAAAGAACAGGCACGTCAGTGGCCCATCGGAGCCCCGCCGCCCTTGCCCGCCCGCAAAAAGAGAAGAATCGGCAGACAGGCCAGGAACAAAAGGGCCAGCGCTTTGAAAGCGTCCAAATAACTCAACAGCGTCGCCTGTTGCACCGCGTCCTGATAGAGGCCCGCGAGCGTCGGGAGCGAACGGGCCCCGCCGCCGACCAGGGCGCCGAAATGGTTGGCGTAGTCGGGATAGGCCGGGTTCATCGACTGCAGGGATTCGACGAGGCGGCTCTGGTGAAACTGCTCGCGGCGCGTGATCAGGGTCGAGGCGAAGGAGATGCCGATGCTGCCCCCGAAGTTGCGCGCCAGGTTGACCAGCGCCGAGGCGTCGTTGATCTGGTGAGGGCGGACGCTGCGGAAGGCGATGGTGTTGATCGGAATGAACAGGAACGGCAAGGACGCGGCCTGCACCACACGGGCCAGCATGACCACCTCGAACGAAACCCCCAGGTAAAAGTTGGTCATCCACCACAGGCTGGCCCCGCCGACGGTCAGGCCGATGGCGATGAGCAGGCGCAGATCGACCCGGTTGACGAGCTGACCGACGATCGGCAGGATGAGTATGACGCCGAAGCCGCCGGGCGTGATGACCATGCCCGCGGAGACGGCCGGGTAACCCAACAGGCTCTGCACGAAGGCCGGAATGATGTAGGTGCTCCCCAGGAGGGTGAAGCCGAGCATCAACATCAGGCCGAAGGCGGCCGCGAAATCCGGGTTGCGCATCAGGCGCAGGTTGACCATCGAATAAGGATGGCGCAGTTCCCACCAGACCATCAGCACGAACGCCACCGCGGAAATCGACGCCAGCCCCGTGATGAAGCCGGAGGCGAACCAGTCGTCCTGCTGGCCGCGGTCGAGCACGATCTGCATGCAGCCGAGGGCGAGCGCGACGAAGCCCAGGCCCCAGCCGTCGACGGTGCGCGGGCCGGCGGCGGCCCGGGCGCGTTCGTGAATCAGGACCGAGATGAGGCCCACCAGAACGACGCCGACGGGCACGTTGATGAAAAAGATCCAGCGCCAGCTGTAGTTGTCGGTGATCCATCCGCCCAGGGTAGGACCGACGATCGGCGCGACCACCGTGGCGACCCCGTAAACGGCGGTGGCCATACCGCGCTTCTCGGGGGGAAAGGCGTCGGTGAGGATGGCCTGGCCGATCGGCTGCAGGCCGCCGCCGGCGGCGCCCTGCACGGCGCGAAGGAGGATCAGCGTCGCAAGATTGGGCGCCGCGCCGCAGAGGAAGGAACTGGCGGCGAAGCCGGAAATGCAGGCGAGGAAGAAGCGCTTGCGGCCGAAGCGGTTGGCCAGCCAGCCGGAGATCGGCATCACGATCGCGTTCGTCACCAGATAGCTG
This Nitrospiria bacterium DNA region includes the following protein-coding sequences:
- a CDS encoding helix-turn-helix transcriptional regulator, with translation MAMQDLSAYLQSLKEQLNIRNNGELAARLNIDEQRVSRWCQGEELPDDDSCIKLASMAGDDPAKVLILKHLSSASITARSFWEKVSIKYRHGRTFPKSLDKGSQYDRRHKVLQFTGADRRSPYDRRRELDRRLGLAI
- a CDS encoding DHA2 family efflux MFS transporter permease subunit — its product is MSAGAISPWIIAPVVALAAFMEVLDISIANVSLPHIAGELSSSQDESTWVLTSYLVTNAIVMPISGWLANRFGRKRFFLACISGFAASSFLCGAAPNLATLILLRAVQGAAGGGLQPIGQAILTDAFPPEKRGMATAVYGVATVVAPIVGPTLGGWITDNYSWRWIFFINVPVGVVLVGLISVLIHERARAAAGPRTVDGWGLGFVALALGCMQIVLDRGQQDDWFASGFITGLASISAVAFVLMVWWELRHPYSMVNLRLMRNPDFAAAFGLMLMLGFTLLGSTYIIPAFVQSLLGYPAVSAGMVITPGGFGVILILPIVGQLVNRVDLRLLIAIGLTVGGASLWWMTNFYLGVSFEVVMLARVVQAASLPFLFIPINTIAFRSVRPHQINDASALVNLARNFGGSIGISFASTLITRREQFHQSRLVESLQSMNPAYPDYANHFGALVGGGARSLPTLAGLYQDAVQQATLLSYLDAFKALALLFLACLPILLFLRAGKGGGAPMGH